CGGCGCGATGCCGTGCTTGTACACGAGGTAGAGGTGCAGCAGCACGAGCGGCACGAGCAGCGCGGGCAGCAGCAGTACGTGGATCGCGTAGAACCGCGCCAGCGTCACGGGGCCCACGCCGGCCTCGCCGCGCACCAGCTGCAGCAGCCAGCCGCCGATCGCCGGTACCGTGCCGACGATCTTCGTGCCCACGACGGTCGCCCAGTACGACCGCTGCGTCCACGGCAAAAGGTAGCCGGTAAAAGCGAAGCCCATCACGATGAGCAGCAGGGCCACGCCCGCCATCCACGTGAGCTCGCGCGGCGCCTTGTATGACCCCCACACGAATGTGCGCAGCATGTGGAGGCCGACGACGATCACCAGCGCGCTCGAGCCCCAGTGGTGCAGGCCGCGCAGGACGGGGCCGAAGAGCACCTGCTGCATGATAAACGTGATGCTGTCGTAGGCGTGCTCGGGCGCCGGCGAGTAGTTCATCGCCAGGATGATGCCGGTCACTAGCTGCACGACGAGGAGGAACAGGCTCGCGCTGCCGAGCGTCTGGGGCAGCCCCGTCTCGTCGGGAACGCTGCGGTTCAGGAATCCCCCGAACAACCCTCCGCCGAGGCGGTCATTGAGCCAGCCGGCCACTCCACGTCCCGAGACGTCCGGCGGCACGCTCACGCGCCACCGCGGACGAGCGCACCCATGTAGAGCGTGCCGTTCTCGACCTTGGTCTCGTACCGGTCGAGCGGCCGCGGCGGCGGGCCGGCCAGCACCTTACCGCTCGCGTCGAACTGCCCGCCGTGGCAGGGGCAGAGGAACTTCTGGCGCGTCTCGTCCCAGTGATACGGACAGCCGAGGTGCGTGCAGTGGTTGTCGAAGACCCGGTAGGTACCCTGAGCGTCGCGCATCACCCAGACTTGCATCTCGCCCGTCGCGTTCACCCAGCCTTCGTTCGCCGGGTGCATGTGATGCGCGAGCGCCGGCGTGGGTCCGAACGAGGTCGCGGGACCGACAGCCACCCAGTCCGCCTTCTCAACCGGCTTGAAGGCCGGCGAAAGAAACGCGCCGACCACGGGCAACCCGACGAGGGCGCCGACGACGGCGCTCAGTGTCCAGAACAGACGGCTGAAAAACGTGCGGCGGCCCACCGCCGATGCCTGTGCGCGCTGTGCGCTCATCGTCTCCCCGCTCCTGGATGCCGGCGAGCCCGCGGTGTGTGGTCTCGGCGATCCGCCCGTCAAACTACGCCGCAAAGAATCGAGGTCCCTTTTGGCACCACGATGTCGAGCATATGGATCGGGTAACAAGATATCGTCGGGCCCGGAGTTGATTCTGAGTCGGGTTGTGGCCCGACCCTCCGGGCCCGACTTGTTCGCGGGTTCGGCGAAGGACGGCCGCTAGGCCGCGCGCTGCGTCAGCCGGTCTTCCTCCAGCAGCCGGCGCCGGGTCGCGGCCGCCAGCGCGACGGCGTCCGTGAGATCGTCGGCGATCTTCGAAATATCGGCCCGGACCGTGGTCGGCGTCGCCGCCAGACGCTCGGCTTCGCGCACCTGGCTCAGCGCGTTGCGCAACTGGCGCTCCACTTCGATCAGAGCCCAATAGCTCGCATGCTCCTGCATGGACCACCTCCGGGCTCGGCCCGTCGCGCGGGCACCGCCCTTCCGTTGCACCTTCATGATGCGCGCCGGCGCGCACCGCGGCGATCGGACGTCCGCCCGATTTCGGGGTCCGGCGAGCGCCCGTGTCGAAGCGAACGCCAAACATGAAGGTGACGTTCCTGGGCGCGGTTCGCACCGTGACCGGCTCGATGCATCTCGTCGAGACGGGCGGGAGCCGCATTCTGCTCGACTGCGGGCTGTTTCAGGGACACCGCGACGAGGCGGACCGCATCAACCGCACCCTGCCCTTCGACGCCTCGGGCATAGACGCGGTGGTGCTGTCGCACGCGCACCTCGACCACTGCGGCAACCTGCCGACGCTGCTGCGCCACGGCTTCCGGGGGCCGATCTACTGCACGCCGGCCACCCGCGACCTCGCCGGCCTCGTGCTCCACGACAGCGCGAAGGTCCAGCACCAAGACACCCGCCACGTGAACAAGATCCGCGCGCGGAACGGGCTGCCGCCGGTGACGCCGCTGTATACCACGGACGACGTGGCGCAGACCGTCCACCGGCTTCGGGCCGTGCCGTACCGCGAGCCGTTCCGGCTGGGTCCCGCGCGGGCCACCTTGTACGACGCGGGCCACATCCTCGGCTCCGCGATCACCGTGATGGAGGCCGACGGGCAAACACTCGGCTTTACGGGCGACCTCGGCCGCGGCGGCGCTCCGATCCTCCGGGATCCGGAGGTCCCGCCGGGCGTCGACGTGCTGCTGATGGAATCGACGTACGGCGACCGGCCGCACGAGCCGCTCGCCGGCGCGGAGGAGCGCCTCGGCGCGATCGTGCGCGAGACGGTGGCGCGCGGCGGCGCGGTGCTGATTCCTTCGTTCGCGGTCGGGCGAACGCAGGACCTCACCTACGCGCTGCACCGACTGCGCGACGCCGGAGCCGTGCCGCCGGTGCCGACGTTCGTCGACAGCCCGATGGCGGTCGATGCGACGGAAATCTTCCGGCGGCACGCCGAGTGCTTCAACGCCGATGCGCGCGCGATGCTGGCGCACGAGGATCCCTTCGGTTTCAAGGGCCTGACGTACATTCGAGAGATCGTGGACTCTCAGAAGCTCAACGATCTCTCCGGCCCGTTCGTCGTGATTGCGACCTCCGGGATGTGCGAGTCCGGACGGATTCTCTACCACCTCGCCCACCGAATGGGCGACGCCCGGTGCTCGCTGGTCCTCGTATCGTTCCAGGCGGAGCACACGCTCGGACGGCGCCTCGCGGGTGGCGCGCGGGCGGTGCGGATTTTCGGCGAGCCGCACGACGTGTGCCTCCAAGTCCATCAACTGGCGGAGTTCAGCGCGCACGCGGACGGCGGTGAACTGACGGCGTGGGTGGCGCGGCTGCCGCGCGCGGGCCGGATCTACCTGGTGCACGGCGAGGAAGCCGGAGCGCTGGCGCTGGCGGCGTCGCTCCGGAGCCGCGGCTACGCCGCGGACGTACCCGAGCGAGGACGGCAGATCGACCTTGCCGCTTCGTAACCGGGGCCCGTTCCGCCGGCACGCGGCCCGCGACGGCGCCTTTGCGTGCGTCCGCACGTAAAAAGCGCGCCGCCTGAGATCGGCAGCGCGCCTGCGTGAACCATGATCACGTTCGGACCGAGACCCTACACCCCGCCGCTGGCCGCCTCGCGGTGGATTTGGCTTCTGGCTCGTCCGCCGGCAACCCGGCGGCCGAGTCTGCGCTCGAACTCGGGCCCGGTCAGGTCGCCCTCTTCGTACCGGTGCCAGATCTCGTCAAATTCGTCGGAGGTTTGCCGGGGCGGTCGCACCGTGATGAGGAACAAGAAGCCGAGCACTCCGACGATGAAGCAGACAAGGGCGGCCGCGATGAGGGCGCTCCAGATCCAGCCTGACCCCAGCAATGTTGGCCACATGACGCGTCCTCTCAGTTAACGTCGTCCAGGGCCACGGCGCCGCTGCGCCTAGTTCGGTCCCGAGCCGGGCGCGGCCGGCTCGGCGGTCCGTTCCTTCCGCGGAGCGGACTCTGGACCCATGTCCTCGATCTCGCCCCAGTAACACTCTTCACAGAAACGAACGATCACGCCCTTTTTCTCAAGTTCGTGGCGCACTTCGCGGAGGCCGCACTTTTCGCACGCCTGGTACTTGGGTTTCATCGTTGTCCTCCTGCGGACCGGGTGGGAGGCGCCCCCGGACCTGTGCCTCACGGTAGCATCCCCCGGCCGGCCGGCCCATCCATTGGCTATCCGATTCCGACTCATCCCGTAACCCGATCTTGGGATCGGCCGGGTGGCAACGGCCGCCGATGAACGGTAAGGAGCGCACTTGTTGAGCGGCACCACACCGTCTTCAGCCGTTCCTTCCCGAGCCTACTGTCGTCCGGTGCTCTCCGAAGAGGCGCGCTCCTCGAAGTGGACGTGGCCGACCGTCGGACCTCGGGCGCCGGCGTTTGACTCGGTGACTCGCCGCGTGCGCTCCACTTGTACCGTAGCACCGGCCGTCCGAACCCGCCATCGGATGGTGGTCGTATTCCGCCGCGGCGGTAGCGTGATCCGGGCCGGAGGGGGGGTCTCTGCTCAGCACGAACACCCGGCGGGGGATACGAGTCGATGCCGGTGCTGACGACGGTTCACGCGATCGCAGTAGGGCTCTACCTCGCGGTCGCGCTCCTGCTCATCGCACATTACGTCGAACTGCGCGCGGCGTACGCGCTCTGGTGGGCCGCAGGGGCTCTGGCGCTCGCGGCGCGCGCGTTAGCCGATTTTGCGGCGCTCAGCGGCGGGGCGCCGCTGCCGCTGCTGCTTTTAGAAAACACCCTTCAACTCGCCGGCGCCGGGTTCTTCCTCACCGCCTCCGTCTCACGCGATCCGCGCTCGCGCGGCATCATCGTCGTCGGCACCCTCGGCTTCGGCGCGCTACTCGCGGCGATCTTCGCGGCGCTGCTGCTGACCGGCCCGGCGGCAGCCCGTCAGCTGCTGGCGGAGG
This DNA window, taken from bacterium, encodes the following:
- a CDS encoding Rieske (2Fe-2S) protein, which codes for MSAQRAQASAVGRRTFFSRLFWTLSAVVGALVGLPVVGAFLSPAFKPVEKADWVAVGPATSFGPTPALAHHMHPANEGWVNATGEMQVWVMRDAQGTYRVFDNHCTHLGCPYHWDETRQKFLCPCHGGQFDASGKVLAGPPPRPLDRYETKVENGTLYMGALVRGGA
- a CDS encoding MBL fold metallo-hydrolase, giving the protein MKVTFLGAVRTVTGSMHLVETGGSRILLDCGLFQGHRDEADRINRTLPFDASGIDAVVLSHAHLDHCGNLPTLLRHGFRGPIYCTPATRDLAGLVLHDSAKVQHQDTRHVNKIRARNGLPPVTPLYTTDDVAQTVHRLRAVPYREPFRLGPARATLYDAGHILGSAITVMEADGQTLGFTGDLGRGGAPILRDPEVPPGVDVLLMESTYGDRPHEPLAGAEERLGAIVRETVARGGAVLIPSFAVGRTQDLTYALHRLRDAGAVPPVPTFVDSPMAVDATEIFRRHAECFNADARAMLAHEDPFGFKGLTYIREIVDSQKLNDLSGPFVVIATSGMCESGRILYHLAHRMGDARCSLVLVSFQAEHTLGRRLAGGARAVRIFGEPHDVCLQVHQLAEFSAHADGGELTAWVARLPRAGRIYLVHGEEAGALALAASLRSRGYAADVPERGRQIDLAAS